A section of the Clostridium sp. TW13 genome encodes:
- a CDS encoding glycine--tRNA ligase, producing MAVEKTMDKIVALCKNRGFIFPGSDIYGGLANSWDYGPLGVEFKNNVKKAWWRKFVQESPYNVGVDCAILMNSEVWVATGHVGGFSDPLMDCKECKTRYRADKIVEDFMTAQGAEVASADGWSNEQLMQYIKDNNIVCPKCGKLNYTDIRKFNLMFKTFQGVTEDAKSEIYLRPETAQGIFVNFKAVQRSSRKKVPFGIAQVGKSFRNEITPGNFTFRTREFEQMELEFFCKPGTDLEWFDYWRAYCKNFLLSLGVNESNLRLRDHAKEELSFYSKATTDIEYLFPFGWGELWGVADRTDYDLMRHQEHSGQDMSYLDPTTNEKYVPYCIEPSLGADRAALAILIDAYDEEELEGGDIRTVLHLHPSIAPYKAAILPLSKKLSEEATEVYAKLSKKFNLEFDETGSIGKRYRRQDEIGTPFCITVDFDTLEDKSVTVRDRDTMEQVRIKIDELESYIESRLDF from the coding sequence ATGGCAGTAGAAAAAACTATGGATAAGATAGTAGCTCTTTGTAAAAATAGAGGTTTTATATTCCCAGGGTCAGATATTTACGGTGGATTGGCAAACTCATGGGATTACGGTCCTTTAGGAGTGGAATTCAAGAATAACGTAAAAAAAGCATGGTGGAGAAAGTTTGTTCAAGAAAGTCCATATAATGTTGGAGTTGATTGTGCAATTTTAATGAATAGTGAAGTTTGGGTTGCTACAGGTCATGTTGGAGGATTCTCAGATCCATTAATGGATTGTAAGGAATGTAAAACAAGATATAGAGCTGATAAAATTGTAGAAGATTTTATGACAGCACAAGGTGCAGAAGTAGCATCAGCAGATGGATGGTCAAATGAACAATTAATGCAATACATTAAAGACAACAACATAGTATGTCCAAAGTGTGGAAAGTTAAATTACACTGATATTAGAAAGTTCAACTTAATGTTTAAGACATTCCAAGGTGTAACAGAAGATGCTAAATCAGAGATTTATTTAAGACCTGAAACAGCTCAAGGTATATTTGTTAACTTTAAGGCTGTTCAAAGATCATCAAGAAAGAAAGTACCATTTGGTATTGCTCAAGTTGGTAAGTCTTTTAGAAATGAAATAACACCAGGAAACTTTACATTTAGAACAAGAGAATTTGAGCAAATGGAATTAGAATTCTTCTGCAAACCAGGTACAGATTTAGAATGGTTTGATTACTGGAGAGCATATTGCAAGAACTTCTTATTATCTTTAGGCGTAAATGAATCAAACCTAAGATTAAGAGATCATGCTAAGGAAGAATTATCATTCTATTCAAAAGCTACAACTGATATAGAATATCTATTCCCATTTGGTTGGGGTGAACTTTGGGGCGTAGCAGATAGAACTGACTATGACTTAATGAGACATCAAGAACATTCAGGTCAAGATATGAGTTACCTTGATCCAACAACTAATGAAAAATATGTTCCATATTGTATAGAACCATCATTGGGTGCAGATAGAGCAGCATTAGCAATTTTAATAGATGCTTATGATGAAGAGGAATTAGAAGGTGGAGATATAAGAACAGTATTACATTTACATCCTTCTATAGCACCATATAAGGCAGCTATATTACCACTTTCTAAAAAGCTTTCAGAAGAAGCTACAGAAGTTTATGCTAAATTAAGCAAGAAGTTTAATTTAGAGTTTGATGAAACTGGAAGTATAGGAAAGAGATATAGACGACAAGATGAAATCGGAACACCTTTCTGTATTACAGTGGATTTTGATACATTAGAAGATAAATCTGTAACTGTAAGAGATAGAGATACAATGGAACAAGTAAGAATAAAGATTGATGAGTTAGAAAGCTATATTGAAAGCAGATTAGACTTCTAA
- the murD gene encoding UDP-N-acetylmuramoyl-L-alanine--D-glutamate ligase, with amino-acid sequence MRKDFNEFKEYIAGKKVAVVGIGVSNIPLINFLLKLGAKVTAFDKKTKEQLGEVSVDFETKGVVLVLGENYLDNLSGFDVVFKTPSMRIDCDALVKVKNEGSYITSEMEEFTRYCKAKIYGITGSDGKTTTTTIISKLLKEQGFKTWVGGNIGTPLFSNIEEISAEDKVVLELSSFQLMTMNTQMDVAIVTNMSPNHLDMHKDMNEYIEAKKNIFKYQNDTDVLIVNRENQIAYGFAKEAKGKVLEFSSKREIENGAYYKDGILYVDNKAVCKAEDIIIRGMHNVENYLAAFAATYDCVSIETMKKVAESFGGVEHRCEFVRELDNVKYYNDSIASTPTRTLAGLKAFDQKVILIAGGYDKHISFEPLATEGYSKIKHLVLLGATKEKIKAEFDKLNARGIHIPMTIVENLDEAVLACKKVAEDGDIVYLSTACASFDMFPNFEVRGNKFKDIVNSL; translated from the coding sequence ATGAGAAAAGATTTTAATGAATTTAAGGAATATATTGCTGGCAAAAAGGTAGCTGTAGTAGGGATAGGAGTAAGTAACATCCCTCTTATTAATTTTTTACTAAAGCTAGGAGCTAAAGTAACTGCTTTTGATAAAAAGACAAAAGAGCAATTAGGTGAAGTATCAGTAGATTTTGAAACTAAAGGTGTAGTTTTAGTGTTGGGTGAAAATTATTTAGATAATTTAAGTGGTTTTGACGTTGTGTTTAAAACACCTTCTATGAGAATAGACTGTGATGCTTTAGTTAAGGTTAAAAATGAAGGATCCTACATAACATCAGAAATGGAGGAGTTCACTAGGTATTGTAAAGCTAAAATATATGGAATTACAGGTAGTGATGGAAAAACCACAACTACTACAATTATATCAAAATTATTGAAAGAACAAGGGTTTAAAACTTGGGTTGGGGGCAATATAGGAACTCCTTTGTTTTCAAATATCGAAGAAATATCAGCAGAAGATAAAGTCGTACTAGAACTTTCAAGTTTTCAACTTATGACTATGAATACTCAAATGGATGTGGCAATTGTAACTAATATGAGTCCAAATCATTTAGATATGCATAAAGATATGAATGAGTATATAGAAGCAAAAAAGAACATTTTTAAATATCAAAATGATACAGATGTGCTTATTGTTAATAGAGAAAATCAAATTGCTTATGGATTTGCAAAAGAAGCAAAAGGGAAAGTGTTAGAATTTAGTTCAAAGAGAGAAATTGAAAATGGAGCTTACTATAAAGATGGTATATTGTATGTGGATAATAAGGCAGTATGCAAAGCAGAGGATATAATCATAAGAGGTATGCATAATGTAGAAAATTATTTAGCTGCTTTTGCAGCAACATATGATTGTGTATCAATTGAAACTATGAAGAAGGTTGCTGAAAGTTTTGGTGGTGTTGAACACAGATGTGAATTTGTAAGAGAGTTAGATAATGTTAAATACTATAATGATTCTATAGCATCAACTCCTACAAGAACTTTAGCAGGATTAAAAGCTTTTGATCAAAAGGTTATTTTGATAGCAGGTGGATATGACAAGCATATATCTTTTGAGCCTCTAGCAACAGAGGGATATAGTAAGATAAAGCATTTAGTCTTACTTGGAGCAACAAAGGAAAAGATAAAGGCTGAATTTGATAAACTTAATGCTAGGGGGATCCATATACCTATGACAATAGTTGAAAATTTAGATGAGGCTGTACTTGCATGTAAAAAAGTAGCTGAAGATGGAGACATAGTATACCTTTCAACAGCTTGTGCAAGTTTTGATATGTTCCCTAATTTTGAGGTTAGAGGAAATAAGTTTAAAGATATAGTTAACAGTCTTTAA
- a CDS encoding DUF5050 domain-containing protein — MKKSILTLLIISTLSFVSCSSSSSSNSANANSTKSSTITVDPNSTSNSSATTSTPSNKTPLVLASGYTESSPFIKIDNDLYAAKWSDNYKVYDFNWSDSNSVYDFTKIKRNLLFQSSEMIASDKNIIYSNMNDSNKLYIYNTKTNSNTKISNDSATNLILNNTDLYYLNTSDRKIYKTSVDGSKKQVLMQISAGKFVLSNNYILYQNIDDGYKLYAYSISNGTNIKVSDFAVESFTFNDKVIFCVNSSDNDALYTIDNSTYEARKILDYHCESVKSYKNKIYYINKNDMDYLHVLSAPKGTPETYTSSAVDKTSINEYHFVDTLIFYPPNTSKNSILNTKAQ; from the coding sequence ATGAAGAAATCTATACTAACACTTTTAATAATATCTACTTTAAGTTTTGTTTCTTGCAGTTCAAGTAGTTCAAGTAACTCTGCAAACGCCAATAGTACTAAGAGTTCTACTATTACTGTTGATCCTAATTCAACTAGCAATTCATCTGCAACTACTAGTACACCAAGCAACAAAACTCCCCTAGTTCTTGCTTCTGGATATACTGAATCCTCACCATTCATAAAAATTGATAATGATTTATACGCTGCTAAATGGAGCGATAACTACAAAGTTTATGATTTCAATTGGTCAGATTCAAATTCAGTGTATGATTTTACTAAAATAAAACGGAATTTGCTATTTCAATCTAGTGAAATGATAGCTAGTGATAAAAACATAATTTATTCTAATATGAATGACAGCAATAAATTATACATATATAATACAAAAACAAATAGCAATACCAAAATAAGCAATGATTCCGCAACTAATCTAATTCTAAATAATACAGACTTATATTATTTAAATACCTCAGACAGAAAAATATATAAAACTTCTGTGGATGGCAGCAAAAAGCAAGTTTTGATGCAGATTTCCGCAGGAAAGTTTGTGTTATCTAACAATTACATACTATATCAAAATATAGATGATGGATATAAATTATATGCTTATTCTATTTCAAATGGCACCAATATAAAAGTATCCGACTTTGCTGTGGAGAGTTTCACATTTAATGATAAAGTGATTTTTTGTGTAAATTCTTCTGATAATGATGCTTTATATACCATTGATAATTCTACTTATGAAGCAAGAAAAATATTAGATTATCATTGCGAGTCAGTAAAATCCTATAAAAATAAAATATATTATATAAATAAAAATGATATGGACTATTTGCATGTTTTATCTGCTCCAAAAGGTACTCCTGAAACTTATACCTCTTCAGCAGTTGATAAAACAAGCATAAATGAATACCATTTTGTAGATACATTAATATTCTATCCACCTAACACTTCAAAGAATAGTATCCTAAATACTAAAGCTCAATAA